In Triticum urartu cultivar G1812 chromosome 6, Tu2.1, whole genome shotgun sequence, the following proteins share a genomic window:
- the LOC125513488 gene encoding subtilisin-like protease SBT3.8, whose product MEILNGTDVKGQILFCTMQPGDQDVFQQSSQYVRDGGGSGVIFAQYTTDLSFTALDVCKGIACVLVDLDIGKKIASYMDDASSPMVKIEPARTITGKETLAPKVAMFSSRGPSPDYPAIIKPDIAAPGVNILAAKENSYAILSGTSMAAPHVAGVVALLKALHPNWSSAAIKSAIVTTAHTTDEHGMPILAEGLPRKIADPFDYGGGNINPCGAADPGLVYDIDSQDYDKYFRCTIVKKASVHCNTTGMLPAYHLNLPSISVPNLRSPVTVSRTVTNVGDVDSMYHVEIESPVGVRMEVDPPVLVFDAKNKVRTFRVKLSPVWKLQGDYTFGSLTWGNDQKVVRIPVAARITIQDFYADVA is encoded by the exons ATGGAAATTCTCAATGGCACGGACGTGAAAGGGCAGATCCTGTTCTGCACCATGCAGCCAGGGGATCAAGATGTGTTCCAGCAGTCATCACAGTACGTCCGGGATGGTGGGGGATCTGGTGTCATCTTTGCCCAGTATACCACGGACCTAAGCTTCACAGCACTAGATGTCTGCAAGGGCATAGCCTGCGTTCTCGTGGACCTCGACATCGGAAAGAAGATCGCCAGCTACATGGACGACGCAAG CTCTCCAATGGTGAAGATCGAACCGGCGCGAACCATCACGGGGAAGGAAACACTGGCACCAAAAGTGGCCATGTTCTCCTCGAGGGGTCCGTCGCCTGATTATCCCGCCATTATCAAG CCTGACATAGCGGCACCTGGAGTCAACATCTTGGCGGCAAAGGAAAATTCGTATGCAATTTTGTCGGGGACGTCGATGGCAGCCCCACATGTAGCTGGCGTTGTTGCCCTGCTGAAAGCTCTTCACCCAAACTGGTCATCTGCTGCAATCAAATCAGCCATTGTCACTACCG CCCATACAACCGATGAGCACGGAATGCCGATACTGGCGGAAGGGCTGCCTCGGAAGATTGCCGACCCGTTCGACTACGGAGGCGGCAACATCAACCCTTGTGGGGCAGCTGATCCGGGCCTGGTTTACGACATTGATTCACAAGATTACGATAAATACTTCCGCTGCACCATTGTCAAGAAGGCCTCCGTGCACTGCAACACGACGGGAATGCTACCGGCATACCACCTGAACTTGCCGTCCATCTCGGTTCCCAACCTAAGGAGTCCGGTCACCGTGTCAAGGACGGTGACAAACGTTGGGGATGTCGATTCCATGTACCATGTAGAAATCGAGAGCCCTGTCGGAGTAAGGATGGAGGTTGATCCACCTGTACTAGTGTTTGATGCGAAGAACAAGGTTCGCACGTTTCGAGTGAAATTGTCCCCTGTGTGGAAGCTACAAGGGGATTACACTTTTGGCAGCCTTACATGGGGTAATGATCAGAAGGTGGTGAGGATTCCAGTTGCGGCCCGGATTACAATTCAGGATTTCTATGCGGATGTTGCATAG
- the LOC125515925 gene encoding germin-like protein 2-4, which produces MATHHLALLLLAALLPAAAIGADPDAVQDFCVPDPGRGRPVELNLIRSYPCRSPANLTAGDFAFSGVRVAGNFSADTGFAGVSVTPAQFPGLHTLGMSFARADLSAAGGVNPPHYHPRATETALVLAGRVYAGFVDTGGRLFAKVLVEGEVMVFPRGMVHFQLNVGDQPATVYGTFNSENPGIVRIPATVFGSGIRDAVLERAFGLTVEELRRIEKRFGVPKKAELED; this is translated from the coding sequence ATGGCGACGCACCATCTTGCCCTCCTCCTGCTCGCCGCGCTGCTCCCGGCGGCGGCGATCGGCGCCGACCCGGACGCCGTGCAGGACTTCTGCGTGCCGGACCCCGGCCGCGGCCGGCCCGTGGAGCTCAACCTCATCCGCTCCTACCCGTGCAGGAGCCCCGCCAACCTCACCGCGGGCGACTTCGCCTTCTCGGGCGTGCGGGTCGCGGGCAACTTCTCTGCCGACACGGGGTTCGCGGGGGTGTCCGTCACGCCGGCGCAGTTCCCGGGCCTGCACACCCTCGGCATGTCCTTCGCGCGCGCCGACCTCTCGGCCGCCGGCGGCGTCAACCCGCCGCACTACCACCCGCGCGCCACCGAGACGGCGCTCGTCCTCGCCGGCCGCGTCTACGCCGGGTTCGTCGACACGGGGGGCCGCCTCTTCGCCAAGGTCCTCGTGGAGGGGGAGGTCATGGTGTTCCCCCGCGGCATGGTGCACTTCCAGCTCAACGTCGGCGACCAGCCCGCCACCGTCTACGGCACCTTCAACAGCGAGAACCCAGGGATCGTGCGCATCCCGGCCACCGTGTTCGGGTCCGGGATCAGGGACGCCGTCCTCGAGAGGGCTTTTGGGCTCACCGTGGAAGAGCTCCGGCGGATCGAGAAGCGGTTCGGCGTGCCCAAGAAGGCCGAGCTGGAGGACTAG